The window CAGCCGCGCCGCCTACGCGGCCGAGCTCTACAAGCTGGGCATGGCCAAGAAGGTGTATGTGGGCCGGGCCTACCGGCTGAGAAGCGAGAGGGTGCTGGACCAGAACATGCTTTCATTTCCTCGCCATGAGGAAATCTACAAGGCGCTCTTGCGCAAAAAGGGCGTGCCGGCAGAAGCCATCGAATACTACGGGGACGAGCTTTTGAGCACCTACCAGGAGGCTGAAACCCTGGCCTCGCAGCTGGGTTCCAAGCCCGGTTCGCTCCTGGTGGTGACTTCTCCATACCATGTCCGCCGCGCCAGGATAATCTTCAAGGATGCCTTCCCGGATTGGGACATACGGGTGGTGGGCACTCCCACTGAGAAGTTGCCCGCTGCCTGGTGGACCGACCAGGAATCGGCCCGCATAGTGCTCCTGGAGATTCCCAAGACAGTCTACTACCTGCTGGGGGGCCGGTTCCGTTCCACACCGCAAGGCAAGTAACCTATCGAGAAACGTCGCATTTCCCAGGTAGCCGTCGCAAACCGTCCGCGATTGCCCCTCTACTGTTTCGGCAGGCCCTCTCCGGTGGCCATGGCCGGGCTGTCCGCGAAGAGATAACTGTTCTTTCCCCTGCTCTTGGCCCGGTACATGGCTGTGTCTGCGTGGTTGAGAAGCAAACCCGGAGTCACGCCGTCTTCGGGGTATACAGCGATACCGATGCTTGCTCCTATGCGGGCCTTCCCGTTGGCGAGTTCAAACTCCGGGGAAAGCGCCGCCAGCATCCGGGAGGCAATGTTCGCGGCCTCACTCGGCGATTTCAGGTCCATGAGCACCACCACGAACTCGTCACCGGCGTAGCGTGCCAGTGTGTCGTTGGAGCGCAGGCAGCCAGCCATGCGTTCTGCCACCTGCACCAGCAACTCGTCTCCGGTTTCGTGGCCGAAGGTGTCGTTGACCTGCTTGAAGTCGTCCAGATCCAGAAACAGGACTCCAGCCTTGGTTGCGTTACGCATGGCTGTGGCCACGGCCTGCTCGAGCCTGTCCGCCAGCAGAAGGCGGTTGGGCAGACCGGTGAGGGCGTCATGGAAGGCCAGGTCGCGGATGCGTTCCTCGGCTTGCATTTTTTCGGTCACATCGGTCACCATGAGCAAATGACCGCCGTCCCCCTTGCGCCCCTGGATCGCGGAGAAGGACAATTCAAAACGTCCGGGCCTGTCCGGCAGCGAAGCTGCTGTTTTAAATCTGCTGGACTGTTGAATACTCTCGTTCGACGGCCATTCTTCGGGTGGAGTTTTGCCCATGGCCAGCACTTCACGCCAGGAAACGCCGATGGCCTTGGTCTTCACGGTGCGGAAGAGGTCCTCGGCCACTCTGTTGATGCGAAGCACTTTCCCTTGGCCGTCAATCACCAACAACGCTTCCTGCACCGAGGAGAACGTTCTCTCCCAGTCTTCGGCAGCATTTCGCAGCGAGCTGAGAGTCTGCTTCAACCGCACCGAAAGCTGAAAAAAGGCCCGGGCCAGTTGGCCTATCTCGTCGGAAGAACGCATCCCGCGCAGGGCGTCCATGGCGCTGGAGGCAAAAGGCCTTGTGAAAGCGCCCTCCGGCTTGCGGAGGTCCTGGCTGATGACGTGCGTGGCCTTTTCCAGCGCTTCAAGCGGCCGTGTGATGCGGCGCATGGCCGAAAAACCAACCGGCAGCACCAGAACCAGGGCACCCAGGAAAAACAGCCCCACTGCCAAGGCGGCCTCGTGCATGGGCGCCATGGCCTCCTTGATGGGCATTTGTGTCAGTACCACCCAGCCCCAGGTTGGAATCTGACGAGAGGCGATAAGGAGCGGAACCCCCTGGCTGTTGATGGTTTCCCCTGGCCCCTCAAACCCCTCCACGGCCTTGTCCAGAAAGAGATTCCTGCCCTTTTCAAGAGGCTTTAGTATCCTGGATGTGTCGGTGTGGATAATGAACCGCCTGCTGTGGTCCATAACGTAGATATAGCCGGTCTTGCCTATCCTGCGTTGCTGCTGTTCTCCCAATGCCCACGGGGAGAGCAGATTCAGCGAACCGCAGAGCACAGCCTGAATTTCTCCTCCGGGCCCTTTGAGAGGGGCTGTGATGGTGAGCACCGGCAAACCGCTGCGGGCGGACACGTACGGGTCGCCAATCACACCACGCTCCAGGGCCATGGTGCGGGTGTAGTAGTCCCTGTGAGCGAAAGACTGCCCATGAAGCTCGGGGTGGGGAGGATAGTCGGCCAGAAACCGCCCTTCCCGGTCCAGCAGGAAAAATCCATTTTCGAACTTCGGGTAATGAGACGATTGTCGTGCCAGGTACTCCCGGACAGGCCCCAGGTCGCCGGATTGGTTCCAGCCAGCAGGCATATTCCCGGCGATGGCCCCCATATCGCGGATGTTCTCATCCACGAACGCGCGTATTTCAACAGCCAGGGAATTCGCTTCGGATTCGAGCTGCTGGATGACGAGGTCCTTGATGGCCTTCTGCTGGTAGGCAAAAAGGAAAAAACTCGTGGCCGCTATGACGGCAAGAACGAGCCCGGTGAGCAAAAGTGACGCTTTGGCGCTGAGTTTCATAAAAATGTGACCGTATTACAAGTTACACCAAGCCAGAAAATACATCTATGGGGCGAACACGAATTTCCTGGTTCCCATAAAAAAAGTGGTCTACCTTCACCCGCAGCACCCGCCAGGAGGTCACATGCCGGAGTTCACCAACAGATTGGTTCATGAAAAAAGCCCCTACCTCCTCCAGCACGCGCACAATCCTGTGGACTGGTTCCCCTGGGGAGAGGAGGCCTTTGCCAAGGCCGAGGCGGAAAACAAACCTCTGTTCATTTCCATCGGCTACTCCACCTGCCACTGGTGCCACGTCATGGAACGCGAATGCTTCGAGGACGAGGAAGCGGCAAACCTCCTGAACGCCACGGCGGTCCCGGTGAAGATCGACCGGGAGGAGCGCCCGGACCTGGACGGAATCTACATGACCGCCTGCCAGATGATGACCAGCGCGGGCGGCTGGCCCCTCTCCATCTTCGCCGACCACCTGGGACGGCCTTTTTTTGCGGCCACCTACATACCCAAGCATTCCCGCTTCGGACGCATGGGCCTCATGGACCTCTTGCCGAGCGTCCGGGAAGCATGGACCAATCGGCGCGGCGACGTGGAACAGACCGCCGGCAAGATACTTTCAGCCCTGGCCGATCACCAGAAAGTATCTCCCTCCCGCACGGACCCAGGCCCCGAAGTTTTGGACACCGCCTATCGCCAGCTTGCCTCGCGGTTCGACCAGGAACGGGGAGGCTTCGGGGAGGCCCCCAAGTTCCCTTCTCCCCACCAGCTGCTCTTTTTGCTTCGCCACCACCGGCGTACAGGCGAACGCGTGGCCCTGGACATGGTCTCCATAACACTCACCGCCATGCGGCTGGGCGGGATATTCGACCATGTGGGCCTTGGCTTCCACCGGTACTCCACGGATGCGGACTGGCTGCTGCCGCATTTCGAAAAAATGCTCTACGACCAGGCAATGCTCCTCATGGCCTACACGGAAGCCTTCCAGGCCACGGGTGACCCCTTGTTCAAGCGTACCGCCCTGGAAGTCGCCCGCTTCGTGCTGCGGGACATGACCGGTCCCGAAGGGGCTTTCCACAGTGCCTGGGACGCTGACAGCGAGGGCGAGGAAGGCAAGTTCTACGTGTGGACAACGGATGAGCTGCGCCGCATTCTCCCGGTCGAGGACGCACAGCTCTACGCCGAGCTTTTCGGTTTTCTTCCGGACGGAAACTTCACCGAGGAGGCCACCGGCCACAAGACCGGGGCCAACATCCCCCACTTGGCGGCTCTTCCCCCCGAGGATCTGGCCGAGCGCCTGGAATCCATTCGGGAGCGTCTGCTCGACGCCCGGAACAAGCGCGTCCGGCCTCACAAGGACGACAAGATCCTCACCGACTGGAACGGCCTGACGATCGCCGCCCTGGCCCAGGCCGCCCGCGTACTTAAAGAACCGGACCTCGCCCAGTCGGCCGCCCGGGCAGCCGACTTCATTCTGGCCCGGTTGCGCGACCAAAACGGACAGCTTTTGCACCGCTATCGCGACATGGACGCCTCCGTTCCCGGCAACCTGGACGACCATGCCTTCCTGGCCTGGGGTCTCACGGAGCTCTACCAGACCACGTACGACCTGGGCTGGCTCCAGGCCGCGCTTGATCTGGCGGACCAAGTCCTCGACCGCTTTCAGGACAACGAGCACGGGGGTTTCTTCTTCACCGCCAAGGACGTTCCCACGCACCTGGTGCGCCAGAAGGAATTTTTCGACGCGGCCCTGCCCTCGGGCAATTCCGCCGCCCTTCTGGTCCTTCTCAAGCTTTCCCGCCTGGCGGCGCGGTCTGATCTGGCCGAGGCGGCCTCCCGCCTGCTCCGCTGCCTGGGCGACGGGTTGACCCGCTTCCCATCGGGTTTCACCATGCTTTTGTGCGGCCTGGACTTCGCTCTGGGGCCCGGCTCGGATGTGGTGCTGTCCGGTCCTGACGCCGAATCGCTCGAGCCCTTCCTGACGGCCCTGCGCAGCCGCTATCTGCCCATGACTCTGGTGCTTGTGCGCGATGAGAAGGGCGAGCTGGCCTCCATGGCCTCCTACACCGCCGGCATGTGCCCTCTTGACGGCAAGGCCACTGCCTACGTCTGCCGAAACGGGAGCTGCGAACCACCTACGACAGATGCGGTGAAGATGCTCAGCCTGCTGACCAAGTAGCCGAGCCGCCCCTTTCCTGAACGCTTCCACGTCTCTGCGCTTAGGCCCTGATGCAGAGCGAGTCATCTGTCCGACAAATCAAACTTGCCGCCTTCGTCAAATTAAACTATACAATTTGTCATGCGCTCACCGACAGACTTCTCGCTCCCCGTGGTCGACGCCCCGTCCGGCTTCCCCTCCCCGGCCGAGGATTACATCGACCAGCGCCTGAACCTGAACGAGCACCTCATTATCCGTCCATCCTCGACGTACTTCTTCCGGGTTCGAGGCGATTCCATGAGCGCAGCGGGAATCGCCTCCGGAGACCTCCTGGTGGTGGACCGCTCCGTCAGCCCCAAGCCGGGCCATGTGGTGGTGGCTGCCGTGGACGGGAACCTCACCGTCAAACGCCTCAAGCTCGCAGGCCGCAAGCTTGCGCTGGCCACGGAGGTCCCCGAATCCCCTCTCATCCTACTGACCGAAGAACGCTCCGTGGAAATCTGGGGGGTGGCTGTTTATGTCATACACGGGTTGACGTCATGCAGATCGCTCTGATGGACTGCAACAACTTCTACGCCTCGTGCGAGAAGGTTTTCGCGCCGCATCTGGCAGACCGTCCGGTGGTGGTGCTCTCCAACAACGACGGGTGCATTATCGCCCGTTCCAAAGAGGCGAAGGACCTGGGCGTCCCCATGGGCGCTCCGGCGTTCAAATGCCGCCAGCTGTTCGCCCGCCAGGGCATTGCCGTCTTTTCTTCCAACTATGCCCTCTACGGGGACATGTCCGCGCGGGTGATGGCCACGGCCGGCGGGCTGGTGCCGCGCATGGAGGTGTACTCCATCGACGAGGCGTTTTTAGACATCACGGACATGCCCGCCAACGCGGCGGAAACTGCCCGGATGCTGCGTGAGAGGGTGAAGCGCGACACGGGCATCACGGTGTCTGTCGGCATAGGTTCCACCAAGACCCTGGCCAAGGCGGCCAATAAACTGGCAAAGAAAGATCCGGCGTTCAACGGGGTGCTCGAAATCCCGGACAGTACACAACGGGGAGAATACCTGAGCCTTCTGGAAGTCTCGGACATCTGGGGTATCGGGCCTCGCCGCGCCAAGCGGCTCAAAGCGTCCGGCGTGCTGACCGCCCTCGACTTCACCCGCCTTCCCCGCGACTATGTAAAGAAAAAATTTACAATTGCCGGACTGCACACCTGGCTGGAGTTGCAAGGAGTTCCCTGCATCCCCCTGGGGGCGGCGCCCAGGTCCAAGAAGGCCATTGTCACCTCGCGCTCCTTCGGCCACCCGGTCACCCGGCTGGACGACCTTCGCGAAGCGCTCAGCCACTACGCCAGTCGTGCCGCCGAAAAACTGCGCGCCCAAAAGGGGCAGGCCGCGACGATTCTGGTCTGGGTGCAGATCTACACCGGCGACGCACAGCAGCCCCTAAAAGGCGTACTGCAAAGCCAGGCCATGAATCCGGCCACTTCCCGCACCACAGAAATCGTCCGCGCGGGCATGAAGGCGCTGGAGAGCATCTTTATCCCGGACCGCCGGTATAAGAAACTTGGAGTGATGCTTACCGGCATCGAGAACGAGGGAGGGATGCAGCTTTCGCTTCTGCGCGAACCGGACCGGCGCAAGGACAGGCTCATGGCCGTCCTGGACCAGGTGAACGCCAAATGGGGCCGGGAGACTCTTTTTGCGGCCTCGTCCGGCATAAAGCGTCCCTGGGGTATGCGCCAGGAGATGCGCTCGCCGCGCTACACCACGGTGTGGGCGGAACTGCCCGTAGCCCTGGCCTGAGGCTTGGCGGCACCTCTCGCCGATATCGGACAGGGCGAACATCATCGGCCGAAGCGCCCCTGGGAGATTCAATTCATTCTCATGCAGTCGCTGCGCAAAGAGTGTTGACAGACCGCCAGCGCCAGAGGTAGGCGAAATGCATGCAGAACAACACCGCCCGCACCGTCTCCCGAATGACCAGCGTCCTAGTAGTACGCCAGGTAGTTCTCGCGGCCGCTTCCAGCGGGTTGTGATCAGTACGTAGTATCGAATCTTCAACCCCCGCCGGCGCGGCTAGCCGGCGGGGGTTTTTCATTTCAGCTCCAGAAACCTCCCCGGCCCGCCCGGCACCTTACGCGGAGGTCACCATGAGCATCACCGGCGCCCACTACATCGTGAAATTCCTGGAAAGCCGGGGAGTGCGTACCGTCATCGGAATCCCCGGCGGTTCCATCCTTCCCCTGTACGACGCCCTGGGGCAAAGCGTGACGATCCGCCACGTACTGGCCCGGCACGAACAGGGTGCGGCCTTCATGGCCCAGGGCATGGCCCGCCTCACCGGCATCCCCGGCGTGTGTCTGGCCACCTCGGGCCCTGGCGCCACCAACCTGGTCACGGCCATCGCGGACGCCCAGCGCGATGGCGTGCCCCTGGTCTGCATCACGGGCCAGGTGCCCCGCGCGCAGATTGGTACCGAAGCCTTCCAGGAAGTGGACATCGTGGCCGTCACGAAGCCCATCACGAAATTAAGCCGCATGGTCGAAAGCGCCAGGGAACTGCCGCACGCCCTGAACAAGGCCTTCCGGCTTGCGGTTGAGGGGCGTCCCGGCCCGGTCCTCTTGGATATTCCGAAAGACGTGCAATGCCAGACGCTCGAGTTGGAGCTGCCCGCTGTTGCCTCTTCCATATCCCAGCCCGCCCCCCTGAGCTGGGACGCATCCCGGGCGGCAGCCATGATAAACGCGGCAAAAAGGCCCGTGCTGCTTCTGGGAGGCGGAGCCGTGCGCGGGGGGGCACCGCAACACGCCCGGAGCCTGGCGGAAAAGGCGTCTCTGCCCGTGACCATGACCCTCATGGGCCTTGGGGCGTTTCCCGCGACACATCCGCTGAGCCTGGGCATGCACGGGATGCACGGACATCACTGGGCCAATGCCGCCCTTCACGAATGCGACCTGCTCATCGCGGTGGGCAGCCGCTTCGACGACCGGGCCACGGGCAAGGTGGACGCGTTTTGCCCCAAGGCGAAGATCATCCACATCAATGTGGACGAGAAAGAGCTGGGCCGAATCAAACATGCGGAGTTGGGCATCGTGGCGGATGCCGGTCTTGCCCTGGCCGCCATTCTCCCCCTGGTGGAAGGCAAGCCGCGACGCGAATGGCCCAGTCGAATAGACAGACTCAAAGCCCATGCCCCCGCCACAGGCCCAGCCAATTGCCCTGGATGCGCCCGGAGCCTTATCGGCGAAGTGGCGTCAATGCTTCGCGAGGACGCGGTGATCGTCACGGATGTGGGCCAGCACCAGATGTTCGTGGCCCAGAGTTTCCCCTACCGGGCACCGGGGCGTTGGCTGACCTCAGGCGGATTGGGAGTGATGGGCTTCGGGCTCCCGGCGGCCATTGGCGCTTCGCTGGCCGAGCCCAAGGCGCAGGTGGTCTGCTTCACGGGTGACGGCAGCCTCAAGATGAACATCCAGGAGCTTGCCACACTGGCCGAGACTGGGGCCAACGTGAAGATAGTGGTGCTGGACAACCAGAGCCTCGGCCTGGTGGCCCAGCAGCAGAGCCTCTTTTTCGAGGGACGCAAAAGCGCCTCCCGGTATGGCCGCGGAACCGATTTCGCGGCTGTGGCCGAAGCCTTCGGCGTGAAAGGGGTGGATCTGGACGCAAGCACCGACCCAGCCGCGAAGCTCGAAGAAGCACTTCGCGCAATTGGTCCGGTTCTGATTCATGCCCGGGTGGATCGGGACGCAATGGTCTTCCCCATGGTGCCTCCTGGGGCTCCGAACTCGGAGATGCTTCTTTCCCATCCGGAGGCAGAGGATGCGAGCATGCCGGCGGCGATCAACATGGGGTGAGGCGGGGCATGCAGACAACCATCACTGTGCAGCCTTGGCGGCCAGGGTGAAGGCGTGTACTATCCATCCATGCCTCAAGACGTGTTTCTCGAGCATTTGCCGAGCTACTCCAGTCCGGACCTGGACACCCTCACCGGGCGGCTGCTTGAGCTCTCGGGATGCAGGCCAACTCGTGGGGATCACGTGCTGGTGAAGCCCAACCTTGTGGCACCGAGCAACACGGCCCTCTCCTGCACGCACCCCGCTGTGGTGCGCGCCGTCTGCCGGTATCTGGCCGACTTTGGCGCGCGCATAACTGTCGGCGATTCCCCCGCCTTCGGCACGGGGCGCATCGTAGCCAGAGCCTGCGGCCTGGACAAGGCTTTGGCCGGGCTTCCCGCCACCATCGTCAACCTGACCAGGCCACGCCAACTGCCACTCACGCTTGGCGGCACGGTCGGGGTGTCGGCCCAGGCGCTGGACGTCCCCTTCATCGTCAATGTCCCTCGTTTCAAGGTCCACGACCAGATGCGGCTCACCTTGGCGGTGAAGAACTTCTTCGGTTGCGTAATGGGGTTTCGAAAATCCTTGGCCCACCAGAAACATGGTGAAAAAGGCACCCGCTTCGAGAGCATGATCATGGACGTCTGTCAGGCCATGCCCAAATCCGTGAGCCTCGTGGACGGCGTGGTGGCCATGCACGTGTGCGGCCCGGCCAATGGCAAACCCTATTCTCTTGGCCTCCTGGGAGCCTGCGCCAATCCCGTTGCCCTGGACACCGCCCTGCACGCCGTGCTCGGTTTGCCTCCGGACGGCACCCCTCTGGGAGAGGAAGCGGCAAGAAGGGGACTCGTTGAAGAGGTGTCTTATTCAATGAAACGACCGGAGGACTTCGACACACTCGGTTTCACCCTGCCAGGCGAACTGGCACCGGTGGCCTTCAAACCGGGGCGGTTCCTTAAAGGACGCTTGAAAAGCCTGTATATCAGGCTCTCCGGAGCTAAACAGTCCTGAGGCGCATGCTCCTCGAGCAGGGCCATTAAACCCCGCGCCGTGCGCGTCTTTCTTCTTTTTGCTCCTTGATGTAGCTTGGTCCAAGCATGCAGACCATCGAACGAGATCGTCATGTGGTGGTGGGCCGGGTCCAGGGAGTAGGGTTCAGGCCTTTCATCTTCCGCCTTGCACAACAGTGTGGCCTTGCCGGATTCGTCTTGAACGCCCCTGAAGGCGTGGTCATCGAAATACAGGGTGCGCGGGTCGACCTGGACCGTTTCGCCAGGGATTTGGTCTCGACCTTGCCGCCCCTGGCCATGATTGTTGAGAACTCCCGGGCGCAAGTCCCCGCCGTCGAAGGCGACGCCGGCTTCGTTATCCGCGAGAGCTCCGCCGGGCAGGGGCATCACGTGCTTGTCAGTCCTGATGTGGCCACATGCCCGGATTGCCTGGCCGACATGGCCGCCCCGGACAACCGAAGACACCGCTACCCGTTCACCAACTGCACCAACTGCGGCCCGCGTTACACCATCACCGCGAGCCTCCCGTACGACCGTCACGCCACCACCATGGCCTGTTTTCCTCTCTGCCCAGAGTGCAAGGCAGAATACGAGAACCCGCTGGACCGCCGTTTCCACGCCCAGCCCAATGCCTGCCCAATCTGCGGCCCAGCCGTATGGTTCGCGGACGGTTCGGGCGAGAGATTGGCCGATGGTCCCGAGGCGATGGAACTGGCCGCACAAGCCCTGATCGATGGCAAGATTCTGGCCCTCAAGGGGCTCGGCGGGTTCCATCTGGCCGTTGATGCGCGCAACCACGCCGCAGTCGCCGAGCTTCGCCGCAGGAAAATGCGGCCTGCCAAGCCGCTGGCCGTCATGTGCCCGGACCTTGAAACCCTGGCCTTGCTGGCCGACTTTGGCGACGAAGAGGCCAATGTGCTCTCCGGCCTGGAACGCCCCATCGTGCTCGTGCGGCTGAAAAAGGACAGCCCGCTCTCGCCGGACGTCTCCCCGGATACGGACCACCTGGGGGCCATGCTGCCCTACACCCCTTTGCACCACGTGCTGCTGGCCGCCATCCGGGAGCTCTCTTCCGTACCGCCAGTGCTGGTGATGACCTCCGGCAACTTGAGTTCCGAACCTATCTCGCTGGGAAACCGCGAAGCTCTCGCCCGGTTAGGGCCAATCGCCGACTTTTTTCTTCTTCACAACCGGGACATCCTGGTGCGCACCGATGATTCAGTGGTCCGTTTCCTGCGGCCTGACCAAGAAAAACCGGCCCTCCAGTTCCTTCGCCGGGCCAGGGGATTCACCCCCTCCCCTATATTCCTGCCCGTCAAGGGGCCGAGCGTGCTCGGCGTCGGGCCGGAACTCAAAAACACGGTATGCATTACCAAGGGCGACCAAGCCTTTTTGAGCCAGCACATCGGCGATATGCAGAACCTGGAGACCGCCGGGTTCCACAAGGAAGTCATTTCCCATCTGGGCCACATCCTCCAGGTCAGGCCCGAACTGGTGGTGGCGGACAAGCACCCGGACTACCTTTCCACCCGCTACGCGCTGGAAGAAAGCGGCCTGCCCGTTGTCAGGCTGCAGCATCACTTCGCGCACATCCTCGCGGTCATGGCCGGCAAGCAGATCATGGAGCCCGTGCTCGGGCTGGCCATGGACGGCTCGGGTTATGGCGACGACGCCACCATATGGGGAGGCGAGTTCCTCTACGTCGACCCTGCGGGACCAAGCCTCGTGCGGGCCGGTCACCTCTTCCCAGTGCGTTTACCAGGAGGCGAGGCGGCCATCAGACAGCCCTGGCGCATGGCCATGTCCTATCTTCTGGCCCTGGGCCGCGACCCGCTCGCAGAGGGTTGGCCGTGGCTTAAAGGCCGCGAACAAGCAGCCGGCCTGGTCCGTGCCATGGTGGAGAAAGGCCTGAATAGCCCTGTGACCACAAGCTGCGGCAGACTTTTCGATGCCGTGAGCGCCCTGACCGGTATCTGTCCTGAGATCAGCTACGAGGGTCAGGCAGCCATCAGGCTGGAACATAGCCAGGACCCTTTGCCGCACGCCGGGTATGCGTGTGGGGTCCAGGAATCCGCTGGTTTAACCTTACTTGATTCCCTGTCTCTCTTCGGCCAGGCTGCGGACGACACGTTGCAAGGCAGACCCGCCAGAGAGGTAAGCCGCCTTTTCCACCTCGGCTTGGCGAACGGTCTCTCCGAGATGGCTCTTCTGCTTTGCGAACGTTTCGGAACACGGCATGTGGCGTTAAGCGGGGGAGTGTTTCTCAACAAGACGCTTTCCACTCTGCTTCCGGGCATGCTCGCGCGCTTTGGACTTGTGGCTCACACGCACGAATACGAGCCTCCAGGGGATGGATGCATCTCATTGGGCCAGGCTTTTTACGGGCAACTCTGGCTGAACGCAGCTGGCAAATAGACTCTCCCGGGAACCGAAATGCTCCCCCGGGGTGTTCAACGCCATTTACATGGCGGGTTTCCCGCATTTTGCATGCCCCAAACGCATTCGCCCTAATGTATCTACCCTGACAACCGCTTGGAATAAATGCCTAAACACTGAAAACGGGTACTCTGTTTTTTTGCTTGCGCTGCTTGGCGTACTATATATAGGAGCTTTTCACGTCGGGGCGTGCCCCGGCAGACGGAATCACCAGTGAACTCAGGCCAAACATGGCTTAGGTCGGTAGTGGCACGAGGCAATGTGCCTATCTGGTTTTCGCGACCCCTACAGGGCCAAGCAAAGAGATACGAGTTTATATAT of the Desulfovibrio sp. genome contains:
- the hypF gene encoding carbamoyltransferase HypF, producing the protein MQTIERDRHVVVGRVQGVGFRPFIFRLAQQCGLAGFVLNAPEGVVIEIQGARVDLDRFARDLVSTLPPLAMIVENSRAQVPAVEGDAGFVIRESSAGQGHHVLVSPDVATCPDCLADMAAPDNRRHRYPFTNCTNCGPRYTITASLPYDRHATTMACFPLCPECKAEYENPLDRRFHAQPNACPICGPAVWFADGSGERLADGPEAMELAAQALIDGKILALKGLGGFHLAVDARNHAAVAELRRRKMRPAKPLAVMCPDLETLALLADFGDEEANVLSGLERPIVLVRLKKDSPLSPDVSPDTDHLGAMLPYTPLHHVLLAAIRELSSVPPVLVMTSGNLSSEPISLGNREALARLGPIADFFLLHNRDILVRTDDSVVRFLRPDQEKPALQFLRRARGFTPSPIFLPVKGPSVLGVGPELKNTVCITKGDQAFLSQHIGDMQNLETAGFHKEVISHLGHILQVRPELVVADKHPDYLSTRYALEESGLPVVRLQHHFAHILAVMAGKQIMEPVLGLAMDGSGYGDDATIWGGEFLYVDPAGPSLVRAGHLFPVRLPGGEAAIRQPWRMAMSYLLALGRDPLAEGWPWLKGREQAAGLVRAMVEKGLNSPVTTSCGRLFDAVSALTGICPEISYEGQAAIRLEHSQDPLPHAGYACGVQESAGLTLLDSLSLFGQAADDTLQGRPAREVSRLFHLGLANGLSEMALLLCERFGTRHVALSGGVFLNKTLSTLLPGMLARFGLVAHTHEYEPPGDGCISLGQAFYGQLWLNAAGK